One stretch of Nocardia mangyaensis DNA includes these proteins:
- the secG gene encoding preprotein translocase subunit SecG, translating into MSLFLDILLVVTSLLLVLLVLLHRAKGGGLSSLFGGGVQSSLSGSTVVEKNLTRLTIFVGIVWVIAILGIGLEIKFG; encoded by the coding sequence ATGTCGCTGTTCCTCGATATCCTCCTCGTCGTCACCAGCTTGCTGCTGGTGCTGCTGGTGCTGTTGCATCGCGCCAAGGGTGGAGGCTTGTCCAGCCTGTTCGGTGGCGGCGTCCAGTCGAGCCTGTCCGGCTCGACCGTGGTCGAGAAGAACCTCACCCGGCTCACCATCTTCGTCGGCATCGTCTGGGTGATCGCCATCCTCGGCATCGGCCTGGAGATCAAGTTCGGCTGA
- a CDS encoding MFS transporter, whose product MSTWAPLRSPVYRALWIAQLVSNLGTWMQTVGAQWILVEEPNAAALVAFVQTALALPVMLLSIPSGVLADLVDRRRLLIGAQAGMALAALTLTVFTATGHTTPAVLLALLFLLGCGQALTAPAWQAIQPELVPRDQITSAAALGSMSINIGRAVGPAIAGVIVSVAGPTVVFGFNTLSFIGIVAVLLVSKWPTKERTLPSERPLAALQAGTRFIRAAPAIRRVLFRAILFIAPASAVWSLLPVIAHSRLGLSSDGYGLLLGALGLGAVCGALGLSRLRVLFTPTQRLALAATLFGLGAVATALVPSVPVVVVLLVGAGLAWLLAMSTLNSTMQLLLPAWVRARGLSVYMLVFMGGQAIGSLLWGLVAGAYGAVTALLIAAALLACCAVSTLWWPIRHNVEDIDLSPAAFWPEPQLVVEPEPEDGPVLVMRGYDVPPERVAEFTTAMALVGRSRQRTGAMEWRLYRDVGTIDRFVEAFVVRSWAEHMHQHQVRLTARDQEIEQTVADFAAGPQTVAHLVAVEPG is encoded by the coding sequence ATGTCGACCTGGGCACCCTTGCGTTCTCCGGTGTACCGGGCGCTCTGGATCGCCCAGCTGGTGTCGAACCTGGGCACGTGGATGCAGACCGTCGGCGCCCAGTGGATCCTGGTCGAGGAACCCAACGCGGCCGCGTTGGTGGCCTTCGTCCAGACCGCGCTCGCCCTGCCGGTGATGTTGCTGTCGATTCCGTCGGGGGTCCTGGCCGACCTCGTCGACCGGCGCCGCCTGCTGATCGGCGCGCAGGCGGGGATGGCGCTGGCCGCGCTGACGCTGACCGTGTTCACCGCGACCGGCCACACCACTCCGGCGGTGCTGCTGGCGCTGCTGTTCCTGCTCGGCTGCGGGCAGGCGCTCACCGCCCCCGCCTGGCAGGCGATCCAGCCGGAACTGGTGCCGCGCGACCAGATCACCTCGGCGGCGGCGCTGGGCAGCATGAGCATCAATATCGGGCGGGCGGTCGGACCCGCGATCGCGGGCGTGATCGTCTCGGTGGCCGGACCGACCGTGGTGTTCGGGTTCAACACGCTCTCGTTCATCGGGATCGTCGCGGTGCTGCTGGTCTCGAAGTGGCCCACCAAGGAACGCACGCTGCCCAGCGAACGGCCGCTCGCCGCCCTGCAAGCCGGTACCCGCTTCATTCGCGCCGCGCCCGCGATCCGGCGGGTGCTGTTCCGGGCGATCCTGTTCATCGCCCCGGCCAGCGCGGTGTGGTCGCTGCTGCCGGTGATCGCGCACTCCCGGCTCGGGCTGTCCTCCGACGGCTACGGCCTGCTGCTGGGCGCGCTGGGGCTCGGCGCCGTCTGTGGCGCCCTGGGGTTGTCGCGGTTGCGCGTGCTGTTCACCCCGACCCAGCGGCTCGCGCTGGCCGCGACCCTGTTCGGCCTCGGCGCGGTGGCCACGGCACTGGTGCCGAGTGTGCCGGTGGTGGTGGTGCTGCTCGTCGGCGCGGGCCTGGCCTGGCTGCTGGCCATGTCGACACTGAACTCGACCATGCAGCTGCTGCTGCCAGCCTGGGTGCGGGCCCGCGGGCTGTCGGTGTACATGCTGGTCTTCATGGGCGGGCAGGCCATCGGCTCGCTGCTGTGGGGTCTGGTCGCCGGCGCCTACGGCGCGGTGACGGCGCTGCTGATCGCCGCCGCGCTGCTGGCCTGCTGCGCGGTCAGCACGCTGTGGTGGCCGATCAGGCACAACGTCGAGGACATCGACCTCTCCCCGGCGGCGTTCTGGCCGGAACCGCAGCTCGTCGTCGAACCCGAGCCCGAGGACGGACCGGTGCTGGTGATGCGCGGCTACGACGTGCCACCCGAACGCGTGGCGGAGTTCACCACCGCGATGGCACTGGTCGGGCGCTCACGGCAGCGGACCGGGGCGATGGAATGGCGGCTCTACCGCGATGTCGGCACCATCGACCGGTTCGTCGAGGCGTTCGTGGTGCGGTCCTGGGCCGAGCACATGCACCAGCATCAGGTCCGGCTCACCGCGCGCGACCAGGAGATCGAGCAGACCGTCGCCGACTTCGCCGCGGGGCCGCAGACCGTGGCCCACCTGGTCGCGGTCGAGCCTGGTTAG
- a CDS encoding MmpS family transport accessory protein produces the protein MSQPGQPHHAQWQPQPGGYPQPGGYPPPPQKKVWPWVLGAVLLVLFLIVGGCVAFIGVVANEIDKESQREVTVTYEAGGTGTASITYAGKGLDLGQESDVALPWSKDVELDGLVKFVSLNVRADSAGGEVTCTITANGKIIAQDKASGPMALASCSGDAGITG, from the coding sequence ATGTCTCAGCCCGGCCAGCCGCACCATGCCCAGTGGCAGCCCCAACCCGGCGGTTATCCGCAGCCGGGTGGCTACCCACCGCCGCCGCAGAAGAAGGTGTGGCCCTGGGTCCTCGGCGCCGTCCTGCTCGTGCTGTTCCTGATCGTCGGCGGGTGCGTCGCGTTCATCGGCGTCGTCGCGAACGAGATCGACAAGGAGTCCCAGCGCGAGGTGACGGTGACCTACGAAGCGGGCGGCACCGGTACCGCGTCGATCACCTACGCGGGCAAGGGCCTCGACCTCGGCCAGGAATCCGACGTAGCGCTGCCCTGGTCGAAGGACGTCGAGCTCGACGGCCTGGTCAAGTTCGTCTCGCTGAACGTGCGCGCGGACAGCGCGGGTGGCGAGGTGACGTGCACGATCACCGCGAACGGGAAGATCATCGCGCAGGACAAGGCCAGTGGCCCGATGGCGCTCGCCAGCTGCTCGGGTGACGCGGGAATCACCGGATAG
- a CDS encoding META domain-containing protein, producing MSAIPLRLAVLLVLTALAATACGSSDDEPTDDSATPMGHTYISTEVVGDQIPGGGPMTLGFADGRISADSGCNGASGAVDLTGNVLSVSGLAGTLMACPGDRGGADAWQNSFLESGPTWRLDGDRLTLTGETVTVHLTDKKIVTPDRPLLGTTWIVTTLLTPDAQIRSTVLDEVSPNLTIGEDGTVSGMAGCNRITGTAGVGPGDAVNFAVATTRMMCAPDVMEVEQNVLAALDGRTTATVDADTLTLRNDNGHGLVLRAQ from the coding sequence ATGTCGGCAATCCCACTGCGTCTAGCTGTCCTTCTCGTGCTGACCGCCCTGGCGGCCACGGCCTGCGGCTCGTCCGATGACGAACCCACCGACGACTCCGCCACCCCGATGGGACACACCTACATCTCCACCGAGGTCGTCGGTGACCAGATCCCCGGCGGCGGCCCGATGACGCTCGGCTTCGCCGACGGCCGGATCTCGGCCGACTCGGGCTGCAACGGCGCCAGTGGCGCGGTCGACCTCACCGGCAACGTCCTGAGCGTGTCCGGTCTGGCGGGCACCCTGATGGCCTGTCCCGGTGACCGAGGAGGCGCCGACGCCTGGCAGAACTCCTTCCTGGAATCCGGTCCCACCTGGCGTCTGGACGGCGACCGGCTGACGCTGACCGGGGAGACCGTCACCGTGCACCTCACCGACAAGAAGATCGTCACCCCCGATCGACCGCTGCTCGGCACCACCTGGATCGTCACCACGCTGCTCACCCCGGACGCGCAGATCCGCTCCACCGTGCTCGACGAGGTGAGTCCGAACCTGACCATCGGCGAGGACGGCACCGTCAGCGGCATGGCAGGCTGCAACCGGATCACCGGCACCGCGGGTGTCGGGCCCGGCGACGCGGTGAACTTCGCCGTCGCGACCACCAGGATGATGTGCGCACCCGACGTGATGGAGGTCGAGCAGAACGTGCTCGCCGCCCTGGACGGCCGCACCACCGCAACGGTCGACGCCGACACTCTCACCCTGCGCAACGACAAC